AGTCGTCGTTCGACCGTCGTGAACCCGAGGAGGCCGAGCGACGCGCCGTACGCGATCAACCCGAGCGCGGTTCCGACGACGAGCGCCACCGCGCCCGAGAGTGCGAACCGGGCACCGAGTGCAACGGCCGCCAGCGGGACGCCAGCGACCAGCGGCTTCGCGTGGAGGCGCGTGAACGGTTGTAGTCCTTCGAGGTAGTACAGCACCGCCACTTCGAGTCCGTTGTTGACCGTGAGCATCAGAAGATAGCTCGCGACGAGTCCCGGAAGTCCGAACGTCGTCGTCAGCGGAATCGCCGTGACCGTCAGGAACGCGGTGATGACGAGGTTGACGACGAGGAGCGCCCGCTGGTGGTCGGTCATCGTCAGCAAAATTCCGACGCTCCCCGCGGCGCAGGCGGCGTACTGCGCGAGGACGAACCCCGGCAACAGCGGTGCGTACTCGACGAACGTCGGGCCGAACAGTCGCATCACCGACTCGCGGTAGACCACCACCGGAATCGCCAGTCCCGTCACGCCGACCAGCACCAACCGACTCGTCACGTGATAGAGTCGCGCGAGCGCGTTCCGGTGGCCCTCTTCGTGGAGCGCGGCCGCGACCGGCGGGATGAACTGGTTGATACCCATCAACGGCAACCGAACCAGCGTCCCGACGAGGACGCCGACTGCGAATACGCCGCCCGCGACGCTCGACAGGAACACCGCGATGAGTGGATAAAACCCGAGGCGTTGGGTGGTCGTCGCGATGCCGCCGACGAACAGCGGGAGCGTGAACGAGAGGTATTTTCGGCGGAGACGCCGCGCGTCTCCGCCTCGGAGCCGTGGCCGGAAGCCGCGCTCGCGGACGAGCCACGCCGCCGCGCCGATGCCGGTCAGCCCCATGACAGCCAGCACGCCCGCGGCGGCGAGCGCGAGGTCGTGGAAGACGAACGCGGCGACCGCGCCGACGGTGAGCTGTGCCGTCGGGAAACAGACCCGTAGCGTGAGGTTGAGCGGGCCGACGGCTTCGATGCCGCGCAGAACCTCGGTGACGGTGAACAGCCAGACGCCCGCCGGGAGTCCGACGGCGAAGATGCGCAGGAACAGTTCGAACTGCGCGCCCTCGTCGGCGGTTCGGGTTACGAAGGGCGCGGCGACGAACAGCACGATACCGAACGCGGCGGCCGCGCCGACGAGGAGTAGTCCCGCGAACGTCGCTAGCGAGTCGCGTTCGGCGTCCGAATCGGCGTTCGGCAGGAATCGGCTCAGTCCGCGCCGGAAGCCGAGCGCGACTCGGAGCAAGTACCGCTGGAGTCGCCGGGCGAGCGCGAACGCGCCGTAGGCACCCGCCGAGAAGCCGTTCGTCAGGACCGCGGTGAACGCCAGCGTCAGGCCGCGCTGAACGAGGATAGCCGGTACCGAGACGGTCGCGCCGTGGGCGACTCGC
This region of Halorussus salinus genomic DNA includes:
- a CDS encoding lipopolysaccharide biosynthesis protein yields the protein MTPDSTQSEAAAERDGSAASDFSPTGETLEGDPVEARLEDALERVAHGATVSVPAILVQRGLTLAFTAVLTNGFSAGAYGAFALARRLQRYLLRVALGFRRGLSRFLPNADSDAERDSLATFAGLLLVGAAAAFGIVLFVAAPFVTRTADEGAQFELFLRIFAVGLPAGVWLFTVTEVLRGIEAVGPLNLTLRVCFPTAQLTVGAVAAFVFHDLALAAAGVLAVMGLTGIGAAAWLVRERGFRPRLRGGDARRLRRKYLSFTLPLFVGGIATTTQRLGFYPLIAVFLSSVAGGVFAVGVLVGTLVRLPLMGINQFIPPVAAALHEEGHRNALARLYHVTSRLVLVGVTGLAIPVVVYRESVMRLFGPTFVEYAPLLPGFVLAQYAACAAGSVGILLTMTDHQRALLVVNLVITAFLTVTAIPLTTTFGLPGLVASYLLMLTVNNGLEVAVLYYLEGLQPFTRLHAKPLVAGVPLAAVALGARFALSGAVALVVGTALGLIAYGASLGLLGFTTVERRLGATLADRYRNALPSSLR